GGCCTCGACCAGCGCCCAGCTCGGCTTCGTGGTCCTGGCCGCCGGGGTCGCCGCCACCGCGGCCGGCACCGCCCACCTGGTCGCCCACGCCGCCGTGAAGGCGCTGCTGTTCCTGGTGGCCGGGGCCTGGCTGGAGGCGCTGGGCAGCAAGCGGCTCGACGTGCTCGACGGGGCCGCCCGGCGGTGGCCCGCCCTCGGGGCCCTCGCGGTCGCCGGGCTGCTCGCGCTCTCGGGATTGCCGCCGTTCTCGCTGTGGGGCACCAAGGACGCCGTGCTCGCCGGCGCGCACGCCGAGTCGACCGCTCTGTACGCCGCTGGGCTCGTCGCCACGGTCCTGGCGGTGGCCTACGCCGTGGTCGCGCTGGTCCACGTCGCCGGCCCTCCGGCAGACCCCCGGCGCGTCCCCGCAGCGGAGGACCGCGAGGAGGAGGCGAGAGGCAGCGTGCCCGCGCGGATCCCGGTGGCCCTCGCCCCGCTGGGCCTCGGCGCGCTCGTGCTGGGCGTCCTGGCGCTGCCCGCCGTCCTCGACCGGCTCCCGGGACGGGTGCCGGCCGAGCCGTCGCTGGTCGAGCTCGTCGGCTCCTCGGCGCTCGTCGTGGCCACCGCGGCGATCGTCGCCGCCCTGGTCCGGCGCTCCTCGCGCCGCCGCAGCCGTCGGCGCACGGGCAGGGTGGTGCGCGGTCTGCGCGGGTGGCTGCACCTGGAAGCCGCAGCGCACCTCGTGCTCGTGCGACCCACGATGCGCCTCGCCGGTGCGGCTGCACGTCTCGACGACCGGGCGCTGGCGCCGTCCGTGCGCGCAGCGGCGGCCGCGGTGCTGGGCGTCGGGCGTGGCACCGCCCGGGTCGACGACCGGGTGCTCGCCCGCGCCGTCGGCGGCGTCGGCTCCGCCGGGCTGCGTGCCGCCCGCGTCAGCGACCGCGCAGACGCCGGGACCGACCGGGCGGTCCACGGGGTCGCGACCGCCCTCGCCCGCGCCGGCCGGACGGTGCGCCGCAGCTCGGCGTCCGGCCAGCTGCACCACTACTACCTGCAGCAGGTGGGCCTGCTGCTGCTCGTGCTCGTCGTCGTGTCCCTGGTCGTCGTCATCGGAAGTCCGAGGTAACGCGTGCTCTCCGTCCTGGTGCTCCTCCCCCTGCTCGCCGCGGCGCTGCTGCTGGTCCCCGGGGTCTCCGACCGGTGGGCCCGGTGGGCCTTCGTGGGCGTCACGCTCGTCGAGGTGGTCCTGGCCGCCGTGCTCTGGGCGCGCTTCGAGGACCCCGGCGTCAACGGCCTCGCCTTCGAGCAGCAGGTCTCGTGGATCCCCGGCCTCGGCGCCAGCTACCACGTCGGCCTCGACGGGCTGTCCCTCGCCCTGGTCGTGATGACGTGCGTGGTCTTCGCCGCGTGCGCGGTCTACGCGCTGGGCGACGAGCAGCGACCGCGCCTCCAGGCGGCGCTGTTCCTGGCGCTGGAGACCACCTGCCTGGGGGTCTTCGCCGCCGCCGACCTGATCGTGTTCTTCCTCTTCTTCGACCTCTCGATCGTGGGCATGTACCTCGCGATCCACGGCTGGGGGCACGGCGACCGGGCCCGTTCGGCCCTGCAGTTCTTCCTCTACACCTTCCTGGGCTCCTTGGCGCTGCTGCTGGGCTTCATCGGCCTGTACGTCGCCTCCGAGCCGCGCACCTTCGACATGGTCGAGCTGGCGGCCTCCCCGCCGCTGCAGGGCAGCGGGGCCACCGGCGTCCTCGTGCTGGGGGCGGTGCTGCTGGGCCTGGCCATCAAGACCCCGACCGTGCCCTTCCACACCTGGCTGCCGCCGGCCCACACCGACGCGCCGGCGATCGGGTCGGCCGTGCTGGCGGGCGTGATGCTCAAGCTCGGCACCTACGGCTTCGTGCGGATCGCGATGCCGATGCTCCCCGACGCCTGGCGCGCCTGGGCGCCGGTGCTCGTGGTCGTCGGCATCGTCTCGGTGCTGTGGGGCGCGCTGGTGGCGCTGGCCCAGAGCGACCTGAAGCGGATGATCGCCTACACCTCGGTCAACCACATGGGTTACGTCGTGCTCGCGGTCGGTGCGGCGGGAGTGATCGCCGACGGCACGGCCGACGCCGAGGCCGCACGCACCACCGCGGTCACCGGCGCGGCCACCCAGATGGTCAGCCACGGCCTGCTGACCAGTGCGCTCTTCCTGCTGGCCGGGGTGGTCTGGAGCCGACGCGGCAGCTACGCCCTCGCCGAGTACGGCGGCCTGGCCCGCCCCGCCCCGCGCTTCGCCGCCCTCCTGGTGCTGGCGGCCCTGGGCTCGTTGGGCCTGCCCGGTCTCTCCGGCTTCATCGCCGAGCTGCAGGTCTTCGCCGGCTCGATCGCCGTCGTCCCCTGGAGCGCGGTGGCCCTGCTGGGCATCCTGC
The Nocardioides marinisabuli genome window above contains:
- a CDS encoding proton-conducting transporter membrane subunit, coding for MNAPDLLLVLLLAVPAVVGALLVLAGPGGLPARPSAWAGVATLALAALASAPVVLAGAEVGVGFVAGSRWGLEATGPAVLLLPTVLVVATLVLGVAGATAETREPRFTGLMLLFTAAAVLTVLATSLPGLLVGWELMGAASYALIGYRYADRRRVASGATALLTTRAADLGLYLATAAALAGGTDLSLDALAGIEGGWRDVAAAGVLVAALGKAAQLPFSFWLARAMDGPSPVSALLHSAAMVALGGYLLLRLSPLLASTGWAAQTTAWIGAATAVTLGAVAVTQTDLKLLLAASTSAQLGFVVLAAGVAATAAGTAHLVAHAAVKALLFLVAGAWLEALGSKRLDVLDGAARRWPALGALAVAGLLALSGLPPFSLWGTKDAVLAGAHAESTALYAAGLVATVLAVAYAVVALVHVAGPPADPRRVPAAEDREEEARGSVPARIPVALAPLGLGALVLGVLALPAVLDRLPGRVPAEPSLVELVGSSALVVATAAIVAALVRRSSRRRSRRRTGRVVRGLRGWLHLEAAAHLVLVRPTMRLAGAAARLDDRALAPSVRAAAAAVLGVGRGTARVDDRVLARAVGGVGSAGLRAARVSDRADAGTDRAVHGVATALARAGRTVRRSSASGQLHHYYLQQVGLLLLVLVVVSLVVVIGSPR
- a CDS encoding complex I subunit 4 family protein produces the protein MLSVLVLLPLLAAALLLVPGVSDRWARWAFVGVTLVEVVLAAVLWARFEDPGVNGLAFEQQVSWIPGLGASYHVGLDGLSLALVVMTCVVFAACAVYALGDEQRPRLQAALFLALETTCLGVFAAADLIVFFLFFDLSIVGMYLAIHGWGHGDRARSALQFFLYTFLGSLALLLGFIGLYVASEPRTFDMVELAASPPLQGSGATGVLVLGAVLLGLAIKTPTVPFHTWLPPAHTDAPAIGSAVLAGVMLKLGTYGFVRIAMPMLPDAWRAWAPVLVVVGIVSVLWGALVALAQSDLKRMIAYTSVNHMGYVVLAVGAAGVIADGTADAEAARTTAVTGAATQMVSHGLLTSALFLLAGVVWSRRGSYALAEYGGLARPAPRFAALLVLAALGSLGLPGLSGFIAELQVFAGSIAVVPWSAVALLGILLMTAVLLRALQQLLTGPVHGLAEGFADVRAREGLPVAVLLALAVVVGLAPRPLLDLLEPAAAAAAALVAR